The sequence TAGGACCAAGAACCGGCAGAGGTTTAGGTTATTGTGCAGGTTACGGTGTTCCAGGTTATCTCAATCCGATAGGAAGAGGCTTTGGATACGGTAGAGGATTTGGGTTCGGCCGTGGTTTTGGTTATGGGCGTGGCTATGGATGGGGCTTTAGGTATGCTCCAGTTTCCGGGTACCCCTATAGATACGGTTACACACAAGTTGATGAGAAGGCAGTTCTTTCAGCGCAGGCAAAGGCGCTTGAAGAAGAACTCAATGCAATAAAAGCACGCCTTGCAGAATTAGAAAAACAGACTGAAAAGTAATCTTTGAAATCTGTCCGGGAGGTTCTGTTACTTCCCGGACGCAAATTTTTATGGAGGTGTATGATGAAAGTTGCTATAACTTCGAGTGGTAATACATTAGATGCTTTGATTGACCCAAGATTTGGTAGATGTGCGTATTTTATTATTGTTGACACAGATACTATGCAGTTTAAGGTGGTTGAAAATAGTGGTGCAGGAAGGCAAGGTGGTGCAGGAGTAAATGCAGCCCAACTTTTGATAGATGAAGGTGTTGAGGTCCTTGTAAGCGGAAATGTCGGTCCAAATGCGGAACAAGCACTCAAATCAGGCAATGTAAAGATTATAACAGGTG is a genomic window of Caldisericum sp. containing:
- a CDS encoding DUF5320 domain-containing protein; this translates as MPLGDRTGPLGLGPRTGRGLGYCAGYGVPGYLNPIGRGFGYGRGFGFGRGFGYGRGYGWGFRYAPVSGYPYRYGYTQVDEKAVLSAQAKALEEELNAIKARLAELEKQTEK
- a CDS encoding NifB/NifX family molybdenum-iron cluster-binding protein, with translation MKVAITSSGNTLDALIDPRFGRCAYFIIVDTDTMQFKVVENSGAGRQGGAGVNAAQLLIDEGVEVLVSGNVGPNAEQALKSGNVKIITGVSGTVKDVVEKLKRGEL